In one window of Pseudomonadota bacterium DNA:
- a CDS encoding aminoglycoside phosphotransferase family protein, with product MLYPFVTGRSGWEVDLSYRQWKELGAGLKALHTSVVPPELARTIPREGYSPVWCDRVTAFLERAASLNFDDPIASRLAHLLDEKSTTIRHILTRAGQLAKELIQQPPVSCLCHGDIHAGNILIDTTNSLYIVDWDTLVFAPKERDLMFIGGGVGGAWRTDHEIEWFYQGYGQTDINLIALSYYRFERSCARHRGNV from the coding sequence ATCCTATATCCGTTTGTAACCGGCAGGTCGGGTTGGGAAGTCGATCTGTCATATCGGCAATGGAAAGAGTTAGGGGCGGGGTTGAAAGCACTGCATACGTCAGTTGTGCCTCCAGAACTGGCCCGGACGATTCCCCGGGAAGGTTATTCCCCTGTGTGGTGTGATCGGGTTACTGCATTTCTAGAACGAGCGGCCAGTCTAAACTTCGATGATCCTATCGCTTCCAGGCTTGCCCATTTGCTCGATGAAAAGAGCACTACTATTCGCCATATCCTCACGCGGGCGGGACAGCTTGCCAAAGAGCTTATCCAGCAGCCACCAGTGAGCTGTCTATGTCACGGCGATATTCACGCGGGGAATATTCTGATCGATACCACGAACTCCCTGTATATCGTGGATTGGGACACGTTGGTTTTTGCGCCCAAGGAGCGTGATCTGATGTTTATCGGCGGTGGGGTGGGTGGAGCTTGGCGCACGGACCATGAAATAGAATGGTTCTATCAGGGTTATGGTCAGACCGATATCAATCTTATTGCGCTAAGCTACTATCGGTTTGAGAGAAGTTGTGCAAGACATCGGGGAAACGTGTGA
- a CDS encoding GFA family protein: MFLTSGYYCHCRICQKSSGQPAEITVPIKAGTLVFTKSRPKYYVSSEHGKRGFCEDCGSRLVWEALDPENAWLTNVTVGSLDISAEARPSNHIFVDTKLPWYEIDEELPKFREAEVEAMLDVWKQERTPGD; encoded by the coding sequence GTGTTTCTAACGAGCGGTTACTACTGCCACTGCCGTATTTGCCAAAAAAGCAGTGGCCAACCTGCCGAGATCACCGTGCCGATAAAGGCGGGCACGTTAGTTTTTACGAAATCTAGGCCGAAGTACTACGTCTCTTCAGAACATGGAAAACGCGGATTCTGTGAGGACTGTGGTTCGCGCCTCGTATGGGAGGCATTGGATCCGGAAAACGCTTGGTTGACGAACGTCACGGTTGGTTCACTCGATATTTCCGCGGAGGCACGACCAAGCAACCATATCTTCGTAGACACGAAACTGCCATGGTATGAAATTGACGAAGAGCTGCCGAAATTTCGTGAAGCAGAAGTCGAAGCAATGTTGGACGTTTGGAAGCAAGAGCGCACGCCGGGAGATTAG